The following are from one region of the Arcobacter defluvii genome:
- the amrA gene encoding AmmeMemoRadiSam system protein A yields the protein MENQVLLDITKKSIEKKFDSNIKIDKTKLLTDFPELKENGATFVTLTLDGQLRGCIGSLQAYRPLLDDLISNALAAAFEDPRFYELTPLEFKKVKIEISILSTPVEVIYTNIKDLKSKIKPNIHGVILQKDGRRSTFLPQVWEQLPTFEEFFSHLCYKGSFEINCLEFHPQIFTYEVKKIK from the coding sequence ATGGAAAATCAGGTTTTATTGGATATAACAAAAAAATCTATTGAAAAGAAGTTTGATTCAAATATAAAGATTGATAAAACAAAACTTTTAACTGATTTTCCAGAACTGAAAGAAAATGGTGCAACTTTTGTAACATTGACTTTGGATGGGCAACTTAGAGGTTGTATTGGTTCACTTCAAGCATATAGACCACTTTTAGATGATTTGATTTCAAATGCCTTAGCAGCTGCTTTTGAAGACCCAAGATTTTATGAATTAACGCCCTTAGAGTTTAAAAAAGTAAAAATTGAAATCTCTATATTATCAACGCCAGTTGAAGTGATTTATACAAATATAAAAGATTTAAAATCAAAAATCAAACCAAATATTCATGGTGTAATTTTACAAAAAGATGGAAGAAGAAGTACTTTCTTACCACAAGTTTGGGAACAACTCCCAACTTTTGAAGAGTTTTTCTCACATCTTTGTTATAAAGGAAGTTTTGAAATAAATTGTTTGGAGTTTC
- the ccoS gene encoding cbb3-type cytochrome oxidase assembly protein CcoS, with protein MINDTLFFMLIVGIIISAGLLLLFVWAAKTGQFDDANKMLNGLLYDSVDDLNDAIKKEKNLKEAKEEKLQSEKKKEEKKEE; from the coding sequence ATGATAAATGATACACTTTTTTTTATGTTGATTGTTGGAATTATAATCTCAGCAGGATTATTACTTCTTTTTGTTTGGGCTGCAAAAACAGGTCAATTTGATGATGCTAATAAGATGTTAAATGGTCTTTTATATGATAGTGTTGATGATTTAAACGATGCAATAAAAAAAGAGAAGAATTTAAAAGAAGCTAAAGAAGAAAAACTTCAAAGTGAAAAGAAAAAAGAGGAAAAGAAAGAAGAATAA
- a CDS encoding ATP-binding cassette domain-containing protein has product MNKDLVLNINNLIFYYKKENPIYKDFSLKLKKGELVTIFGKSGTGKTTLFELIYGNLKPISGTIEKSNIAMIFQDPFNSFHPTYSILEQIKDVVKRDFYKELDELLPKLSLQKELLDKKTYQLSGGQLQRCSILRALLMKPDLLLVDEPTSALDNIIAYDVMKLLITLLDKCAILLITHDLDMAKWCSDKIIRLEENAKK; this is encoded by the coding sequence TTGAATAAAGATTTAGTTTTAAATATAAATAATTTAATATTTTATTATAAAAAAGAAAACCCAATTTACAAAGATTTTTCATTGAAATTAAAAAAAGGTGAATTAGTTACAATTTTTGGAAAAAGTGGAACAGGAAAAACTACTCTTTTTGAATTAATTTACGGAAATTTAAAACCAATAAGTGGAACTATTGAAAAATCAAATATTGCAATGATTTTTCAAGATCCTTTTAACTCTTTTCATCCAACTTACTCAATTTTAGAGCAGATAAAAGATGTAGTAAAAAGAGATTTTTATAAAGAATTAGATGAACTTTTACCAAAGTTAAGTTTACAAAAAGAGTTGTTAGATAAAAAAACATATCAATTAAGTGGAGGTCAACTTCAAAGATGTTCAATTTTAAGAGCACTTTTGATGAAACCAGATTTACTTTTAGTTGATGAACCAACATCTGCACTTGATAATATAATAGCTTACGATGTGATGAAATTATTGATTACATTATTAGATAAATGTGCTATTTTGTTAATAACTCATGATTTAGATATGGCAAAATGGTGTAGTGATAAAATTATAAGGTTAGAAGAAAATGCAAAAAAATAA
- the hemH gene encoding ferrochelatase, protein MQKNKKALVLLNMGGARNKDELKMFLTNMFNDENILTINIDFIRSIIANFIVKKRLDSAWENYEKIGNASPINPLTEKLVDKCNEKIEEFKTYQAMRYTPPFANDVLEQIKKDGINEILLFPLYAQFSTTTTKSSVQDFIGNIPYEGFTVKYIEEFYKNDKFNDCIVNEVIRNIDDKKEYNLIFSAHGLPQKIVKKGDPYEEQMNEHVEILSKKLDEKGIKFKSINLAYQSKVGPLKWLEPSLEDMLKNFKDENVIIYPISFIVDNSETDFELDIEYREIAHKLGISEYKVCRCVNDSDEFIEAIKDIIKN, encoded by the coding sequence ATGCAAAAAAATAAAAAGGCTTTAGTTCTATTAAATATGGGTGGAGCTAGAAATAAAGATGAATTAAAAATGTTTTTAACAAATATGTTTAATGATGAAAATATATTAACTATAAATATAGATTTTATAAGAAGTATTATTGCAAATTTTATAGTAAAAAAAAGACTTGATAGTGCTTGGGAAAATTATGAAAAAATTGGTAATGCTTCACCAATTAATCCATTAACTGAAAAATTAGTAGATAAATGTAATGAAAAAATAGAAGAGTTTAAAACATATCAAGCTATGCGTTATACTCCTCCATTTGCAAATGATGTTCTAGAGCAAATAAAAAAAGATGGAATAAATGAAATTTTATTATTTCCTTTATATGCACAATTTTCAACTACTACAACAAAATCGTCAGTTCAAGATTTTATAGGAAATATCCCATATGAGGGATTTACTGTAAAATATATAGAAGAATTTTATAAAAATGATAAATTTAATGATTGTATTGTAAATGAAGTAATTAGAAATATTGATGACAAAAAAGAGTATAATTTGATATTTTCTGCACATGGATTACCACAAAAAATTGTTAAAAAAGGTGATCCTTATGAAGAGCAGATGAATGAACATGTGGAAATTTTATCAAAAAAATTAGATGAAAAGGGAATAAAATTTAAATCAATTAATTTAGCATATCAATCAAAAGTTGGACCTTTAAAATGGCTTGAACCATCACTTGAAGATATGTTAAAAAATTTTAAAGATGAAAATGTAATTATTTATCCAATTTCATTTATTGTTGATAATTCTGAAACAGATTTTGAACTTGATATTGAATATAGAGAAATTGCTCATAAATTAGGAATTAGTGAATATAAAGTATGCCGTTGTGTAAATGATAGTGATGAATTTATTGAAGCAATAAAGGATATTATTAAAAACTAA
- a CDS encoding c-type cytochrome, giving the protein MKKIVLATLAVATLALADAPAAYNTCKACHGAKGEINITTQSKSHVPANLAKADVEKALHGYKDGTYGGPMKGIMKGQVMKLSDADIKALAEYIGK; this is encoded by the coding sequence ATGAAAAAAATCGTTCTTGCAACATTAGCTGTTGCTACTTTAGCGTTAGCAGATGCACCTGCAGCTTACAATACTTGTAAAGCATGTCATGGAGCAAAAGGTGAAATCAACATTACTACTCAAAGTAAAAGTCATGTTCCAGCAAACTTAGCAAAAGCTGATGTTGAAAAAGCATTACATGGTTATAAAGATGGAACTTATGGTGGACCAATGAAAGGTATCATGAAAGGTCAAGTAATGAAACTTTCTGACGCTGACATCAAAGCTTTAGCTGAATATATCGGTAAATAA